Sequence from the Exiguobacterium aurantiacum genome:
TGACGATGAACGTCGCCGGTACGGCGATGAAAATGGCGAACAGGGGGGCGATGGCAGTCGACACCCGGAGCTGTTCGACGAGCACATAAATACAGACGGTCGTGACCGTGAAATTGACGACTTGTGTCAGCGGGAACTGCAAAAATTTACGTAGCGTCGGTTTGACGTTGAACGTGAAATAGCTGTTTAAAAAGAAAGAGGCGACCATGCTGAGCGTGAACGCCACCACATGAGAGACCCCGTAGCTGATGTTCCATACGTGATGAAACAGCATATAAACGACGTAGTAATTGAGGGTGTTAATTCCCCCGATGACGATGAATCTTATAAACTCTGCCTTCCGATTGTTCATTCACACTCTTCCTTTGCATATTAGTCTCTTGAATCAAATAAGCGGGACGTTGTTTCGTCTCGAAATAGATGCGTCCGACATATTCACCGATAATCCCGAGACTGACGAGTTGAATCCCTCCGAGCAAAAGGATGGCCGAAATGAGCGTGAAATAGCCTGGCGTTTCGACGCCGTCTTGAATAATCCCGAATAGCGTGAATAAAATATACAGCATCGACAGGACCAGGATTGAGACCCCGGTGAAGAAGCAGAAGCGGAGTGGTTTGGAGTTGAACGAAATCAAGCCGTCGACGCCGTAATTGAATAACTGACGAAACGACCATTTCGTCTCTCCGTTTTGACGAAGGACGTTCTGATAGGTGATGATTTTTTGTTCCATCCCAATCCAGGAGAACAACCCTTTTGAAAAGCGCTGATTCTCGTTCATCCGGAGAATTGCATCGATTGCATCACGACTGAGCAATCGGAAGTCACCGACCCCGTCTTCGAGTTCAATATCGACAATCTTATTGATTAACGTGTAGTACGTTTGGGACGCTAACTTTCGGAGACCGCTCTCGCCGGTTCGGTCACGTTTGGCGATGACTTGATCGTAACCTTCCTCGTAACCGGCCACCATTTGCTTAATCAAAGTGGGCGGATGTTGCAGGTCCGTGTCCATGATAATCGATGCGTCACCGGTGACGTGTTGCAGACCTGCGAGGATAGCGGCTTCTTTTCCAAAATTTCGTGAGAACGAGACGTAACGCGCTTCGGGATGCTGTTTCGCCAATCGTTTGATGGCACCGAGTGTATCGTCTGAGCTCGCGTCGTCGATAAACACGATCTCGTAGCCATATGGCGTTCCTTCAAATTGTTCCTGAATCGCTTTAAAAATGAGTGGAATGTTTTTTTCTTCGTTATAGGCGGGGAGGACAAATGAGATGATTTTCATGAAGAAAAACACTCCTTTCTACACAGTTCGAATAATACCTCTCTTCCCTTAATCAGATAGGGTCAAGCGTAGCCCCACAGTTTCCCATAAAAAACATCCATCCGGACTCCGGATGGATGTGTCGTTAGTCGAGCGAACGCAACAGCGCGCGTACCGGGCTACCGTCACCTTTGACGATCGGGAGCGGCACGGCGTTCAATTCGTAATCACCAGGGGCGATATGGTCGAGGACGAGTCCTTCGAGAATATGGACCCCGTTGCGTGCGAGCGCGTGATGCGCCGCCATCTCTTTACTGTCAATCGCATCGACTGACGGCAAATCGAGACCGATCAAGTAAATCCCGAGCTCGCCGAGGCGGTCGGCGAGTGAAGGCGTAAGTTCAGGGATATGGCTCGGGAACTCCTGCTTATTCGGCCAGCCGTCCGTCTTTAAAATCAATCGTTCGACGCCGGTCAAGTCAAAACCGTCCAAGTCCGTCGCCTCGATTTTTTCGCGGCCGGGGAGATGGATGACTCGGGCCGGGCCGATATAGAGGCCGGGATCAAGGTCGATGACGCGCTGTCCGGCGTCGTCGAAATGAAACGGGGCATCGATGTGCGTGCCGGTGTGCAGGCTCATCGTCACTTTCCCGACGTTGACCGAACCGCTGTCGGCCATCGGCCAGGCAATCTCGTAACGGAACGCCGTGTCGCCGGGCCATGTCGTGATTGAATCTTCGAGCGGTTGCGAAACATCAATCCATGTCATCGTGTTCATCCTCCTCACAGTTTTGTCCGGACGGTCCAAAGTTCAGGGAAGAAGCGATGGTCGAGGACACGTCGCAAATAGTTGACGCCGGACGAGCCGCCGGTTCCCATCTTTTGACCGATAATCCGCTCGACCGTGCTCATATGGTTAAAGCGCCACATCTGCTGCTGGCTGCCGATATCGAGCAGTTTCTCTCCGAGCTCATACAAGTCCCAGTACTTGTCCACGTCCCGGTACACCTCGGCCCAAGCCGCTTCGACGCTCTCGTTCCATTCCCAATCTTTCGTGACGTCCCGGTTGAGCACGGCGTCATCGATGGCAAGGCCACGGCGGTGCATTTCGCGGACGGTCATGTCATAGATGCTCGGTGCCTGTAGCGACGCCTCGAGAAGCGGATACAGTTTCTCGTCATGGGCATAGACGCTGAGCGTGCGCGCGTTCTTAAAGCCGAGCGCGAACTCGATTTGGCGATTTTGGTACGATTGGAAACCAGAAGACGAACCGAGTTTGTCGCGGAACTCCAAATATTCAGCCGGAGTCAATGTCGCGAGGACGCTCCACGACTGGATGAGCTGTTGTTGAATCTTCGAGACGCGGGCGAGCATCTTGAACGAACGCTCGAGCTCTCCCGTCTCGATTGCGGTCACGGCCGCCGTCAGTTCATGCAAAATCAATTTCATCCAGAGCTCACTCGTCTGATGGATGATGATGAACAGCATCTCGTCATGATGGTCCGATAAGCGGTGCTGACTCGATAAAATCGGGTCGAGTTGCAAATAGTCACCGTACGACATATCTTTCGAAAAATCTGTCTGAATCGACTGCTCGACTTTATGTTCAATCCGTTCACTCATATCGATTCTCCTTAGGCCACGACTTCGCGGACGTTCTCGAACGCCTCGTATTCTTTGTTTTCCATAATTGTTTGTAACGTCATCACGACATCGTACACATCGGTGAACGTGTTGTAGAGCGCGACCGGCGCCAAACGGATGATGTTCGGGGCCCGGAAGTCCGGGATGACGCGATGCTGTTTGAGTGCTTTACAGATGCGGGCCGCCTCCGGATGCTCGAGGCTCAAGTGGGCACCACGCTGCGTCTCGCTACGTGGACTGCCGATGACGAAGCCGTACGGCGCGAGCACTTCGTCAATCAGTGTGGTCATATACGTCGTCAAGGCGAGCGATTTCTCGCGGATGGCGTCCATGCCGACCTCGTTGAACATCTCGAGGGCGCCAAGTTGCGGGGCCAGGCTCAAGACGTGCGGGGTCCCGATTTGGAACGCTCCTGCGTGATCGGCCGGTGTCATCGTATGATCCATATCGAACTGTTTATCTTTGCGTGAGCCGAACCAACCAGCAAGGCCGGGCGTCGTCCCGAAGTGACGCTCGTGAACGAACAGACCACCGACGCTGCCAGGTCCGCCATTCAAATGCTTATAGTTGCACCAGTAGGCGAAGTCGACACCCCAGTCATGGAATGCGTGCGGGATGGCGCCGACTGAATGACAGGCGTCAAAGCCGATCAAGATGTCTCGCTCGTGTGCCGCCTTGGCGAGACGGGCCATATCGAGGATTTGTCCGCTACGATAGAGGACGGTCGGTAAGACGATCAAGGCGATGTCATCCGTCATCGCCGCGATGATGTCTTCTTCTTTCAAGTAGCGTCCGTCTGGGCTCGAGACTTGGACCAAATGTTCGGCCGGGTCGAGTCCACGGAGTTCGAGTTGGCTTTTCAAGGCATAGATGTCAGATGGAAATGTGAGCGTGTCAGCTAAAATCTTTGTCCGCTTGCCTTCCGGTTTAAAGAACGAGGCGACGAGTTGGTGCAAGTTGACCGTCGTCGACCCGGTGACCATCACTTCTTCGGCTCTCGCTCCGATGAGCGGGGCGTTGAGCGCGGCCAATTGTTCCGATAAGTTGAACCATGGATGGCGTCCCGACATCCAACCATCGATTCCAAGCTCTTTCCAATCGTTCAGCGATTCGAGGAGCGTCTGTTCGGCCCGTTTCGATAACAGACCGAGCGAGTTCCCGTCCATATAAATCCCGTCTGTCGGCAAATAAAATTCTCCCC
This genomic interval carries:
- a CDS encoding GtrA family protein, with the translated sequence MLFHHVWNISYGVSHVVAFTLSMVASFFLNSYFTFNVKPTLRKFLQFPLTQVVNFTVTTVCIYVLVEQLRVSTAIAPLFAIFIAVPATFIVTSKILKQGHSAI
- a CDS encoding glycosyltransferase family 2 protein: MKIISFVLPAYNEEKNIPLIFKAIQEQFEGTPYGYEIVFIDDASSDDTLGAIKRLAKQHPEARYVSFSRNFGKEAAILAGLQHVTGDASIIMDTDLQHPPTLIKQMVAGYEEGYDQVIAKRDRTGESGLRKLASQTYYTLINKIVDIELEDGVGDFRLLSRDAIDAILRMNENQRFSKGLFSWIGMEQKIITYQNVLRQNGETKWSFRQLFNYGVDGLISFNSKPLRFCFFTGVSILVLSMLYILFTLFGIIQDGVETPGYFTLISAILLLGGIQLVSLGIIGEYVGRIYFETKQRPAYLIQETNMQRKSVNEQSEGRVYKIHRHRGN
- the kynB gene encoding arylformamidase; this translates as MTWIDVSQPLEDSITTWPGDTAFRYEIAWPMADSGSVNVGKVTMSLHTGTHIDAPFHFDDAGQRVIDLDPGLYIGPARVIHLPGREKIEATDLDGFDLTGVERLILKTDGWPNKQEFPSHIPELTPSLADRLGELGIYLIGLDLPSVDAIDSKEMAAHHALARNGVHILEGLVLDHIAPGDYELNAVPLPIVKGDGSPVRALLRSLD
- the kynA gene encoding tryptophan 2,3-dioxygenase, with the protein product MSERIEHKVEQSIQTDFSKDMSYGDYLQLDPILSSQHRLSDHHDEMLFIIIHQTSELWMKLILHELTAAVTAIETGELERSFKMLARVSKIQQQLIQSWSVLATLTPAEYLEFRDKLGSSSGFQSYQNRQIEFALGFKNARTLSVYAHDEKLYPLLEASLQAPSIYDMTVREMHRRGLAIDDAVLNRDVTKDWEWNESVEAAWAEVYRDVDKYWDLYELGEKLLDIGSQQQMWRFNHMSTVERIIGQKMGTGGSSGVNYLRRVLDHRFFPELWTVRTKL
- the kynU gene encoding kynureninase gives rise to the protein MAQDFTRTYAETRDASDTLAPYRGEFYLPTDGIYMDGNSLGLLSKRAEQTLLESLNDWKELGIDGWMSGRHPWFNLSEQLAALNAPLIGARAEEVMVTGSTTVNLHQLVASFFKPEGKRTKILADTLTFPSDIYALKSQLELRGLDPAEHLVQVSSPDGRYLKEEDIIAAMTDDIALIVLPTVLYRSGQILDMARLAKAAHERDILIGFDACHSVGAIPHAFHDWGVDFAYWCNYKHLNGGPGSVGGLFVHERHFGTTPGLAGWFGSRKDKQFDMDHTMTPADHAGAFQIGTPHVLSLAPQLGALEMFNEVGMDAIREKSLALTTYMTTLIDEVLAPYGFVIGSPRSETQRGAHLSLEHPEAARICKALKQHRVIPDFRAPNIIRLAPVALYNTFTDVYDVVMTLQTIMENKEYEAFENVREVVA